Proteins from a single region of Sylvia atricapilla isolate bSylAtr1 chromosome 7, bSylAtr1.pri, whole genome shotgun sequence:
- the FIGN gene encoding fidgetin: MQWTPEHAQWPEQHFDITSTTRSPAHKVEAYRGHLQRTYQYAWANDDISALTASNLLKKYAEKYSGILEGPAERPILSNYSEAPSGLVNGRKNESEPWQPSLNSESVYPMNCVPDVITASKAGVSAALPPADVSASIGSSPGVASNLAEPSYSSSTCGSHTVPSLHSGLPSQEYATGYNGSYLHTSYSGQPAPALPSPHPSPLHSSGLLQPPPPPPPPALVPGYNGTSNLSSYSYPSASYPPQTAVGPGYSPGGAPPPSAYLPSGIPAPTPLPPTTVPSYSYQGHGLTPIAPSALTNSSASSLKRKAFYMAGQGEMDSSYGNYSYGQQRSTQSPMYRMPDNSISNANRGNGFDRSAETSSLAFKPTKQLMSSEQQRKFSSQSSRALTPPSYSTTKNSLGSRSSDSFGKYSSPVMNEHGDEHRQLLPHPMQGPGLRAATSSNHSVDEQLKNTDTHLIDLVTNEIINQGPPVDWSDIAGLDLVKAVIKEEVLWPVLRSDAFNGLTALPRSILLFGPRGTGKTLMGRCIASQLGATFFKITGSGLVTKWLGEGEKIVHASFLVARCRQPSVIFVSDIDMLLSSQVSEEHSPVSRMRTEFLMQLDTVLTSAEDQIVVICATSKPEEIDESLRRYFMKRLLIPLPDSTARHQIIVQLLSQHNYCLNDKEVALLVQRTEGFSGLDVAHLCQEAVVGPLHAMPATDLSAIMPSQLRPVTYQDFENAFCKIQPSISQKELDTYVEWNKMFGCSQ; encoded by the coding sequence ATGCAGTGGACGCCGGAGCATGCCCAGTGGCCAGAACAGCACTTCGATATCACTTCAACCACCCGGTCCCCAGCCCACAAGGTGGAAGCCTACCGGGGGCACCTGCAGCGCACGTACCAGTACGCCTGGGCCAACGACGACATCTCGGCTCTGACTGCCTCCAACCTTCTGAAAAAGtatgcagaaaaatattccGGGATTTTGGAAGGCCCGGCTGAGCGACCCATTCTCAGCAATTACTCTGAAGCTCCCTCGGGGCTGGTGAATGGTCGGAAGAATGAAAGTGAGCCTTGGCAGCCATCCTTGAACTCGGAGAGTGTGTATCCCATGAACTGTGTCCCAGATGTCATCACTGCCAGCAAGGCTGGGGTAAGTGCAGCCCTCCCTCCCGCAGATGTCTCAGCCAGCATCGGGAGCTCTCCTGGGGTGGCCAGTAACCTGGCTGAACCCAGTTactccagcagcacctgtggAAGTCACACCGTTCCCAGTCTTCATTCAGGGCTCCCATCTCAGGAATATGCCACAGGATACAACGGCTCATATTTGCATACCAGTTACAGCGGCCAGCCAGCACCTGCACTTCCATCCCCTCATCCATCCCCCTTGCACAGCTCGGGACTTCTACAGCCCCCACCGCCGCCGCCACCACCAGCCCTCGTCCCTGGCTACAACGGGACTTCCAATCTCTCCAGTTACAGCTACCCTTCTGCCAGTTACCCTCCTCAAACTGCTGTTGGCCCTGGGTACAGCCCTGGGGGTGCCCCACCACCCTCGGCTTACCTGCCTTCAGGAATCCCTGCTCCAACCCCTCTGCCCCCAACCACTGTCCCCAGCTACTCCTACCAGGGCCACGGTCTGACGCCAATCGCGCCGTCTGCCCTGACAAACAGTTCAGCCAGCTCTCTCAAAAGGAAAGCTTTCTACATGGCAGGGCAAGGAGAAATGGACTCCAGTTATGGAAATTACAGCTATGGCCAACAGAGATCTACACAGAGTCCAATGTATCGAATGCCAGACAACAGCATTTCAAATGCAAACAGAGGGAATGGTTTTGACAGAAGTGCTGAAACATCATCCTTAGCATTTAAGCCAACAAAGCAGCTAATGTCCTCTGAACAGCAAAGGAAATTCAGTAGCCAGTCCAGTAGGGCTCTAACACCCCCATCCTATAGTACTACTAAAAACTCACTGGGTTCAAGATCGAGTGACTCGTTTGGGAAGTATAGCTCCCCAGTAATGAATGAGCACGGTGatgagcacaggcagctcctccctCACCCAATGCAAGGCCCGGGACTTCGTGCAGCTACCTCATCCAACCACTCTGTGGACGAGCAACTGAAGAATACTGACACACACCTCATTGACCTTGTTACCAATGAGATTATCAACCAAGGACCTCCCGTGGACTGGAGCGACATTGCTGGCCTAGATCTAGTAAAGGCCGTCATTAAGGAGGAGGTTTTATGGCCAGTATTGAGGTCAGATGCATTCAATGGACTGACTGCTCTACCTCGGAGCATCCTTTTATTTGGACCTCGGGGAACAGGCAAAACATTAATGGGCAGATGTATAGCTAGTCAGCTGGGGGCCACGTTTTTCAAAATCACTGGCTCTGGCCTTGTCACAAAGTGGttaggggaaggagaaaaaattgtCCATGCCTCCTTCCTCGTGGCAAGGTGTCGCCAACCCTCGGTGATTTTTGTTAGTGACATTGACATGCTCCTTTCCTCTCAAGTGAGTGAAGAACATAGTCCAGTAAGTCGGATGAGAACCGAGTTCCTTATGCAGCTGGACACTGTACTGACTTCTGCTGAGGACCAAATAGTAGTAATTTGCGCCACGAGTAAACCAGAAGAAATTGATGAATCTCTTCGAAGGTACTTCATGAAACGACTTTTAATCCCACTTCCTGACAGCACAGCGAGACACCAGATAATAGTACAACTGCTCTCACAGCACAATTACTGTCTCAATGACAAGGAGGTTGCACTGCTTGTCCAGCGCACAGAAGGCTTTTCTGGACTAGATGTGGCTCACTTGTGTCAGGAAGCCGTGGTGGGCCCACTCCATGCCATGCCAGCCACAGACCTTTCAGCCATTATGCCCAGCCAGTTGAGGCCAGTTACATATCAAGACTTTGAAAATGCTTTCTGCAAGATACAGCCTAGCATATCTCAAAAAGAGCTTGATACATACGTTGAATGGAACAAAATGTTTGGTTGCAGTCAGTGA